One window from the genome of Elaeis guineensis isolate ETL-2024a chromosome 5, EG11, whole genome shotgun sequence encodes:
- the LOC140858147 gene encoding acyl carrier protein 1, chloroplastic-like isoform X2 produces MRKRGTPPNRALRARRPPEISPPVRSLPLAFSLSSDRSMASISGTVTATSVRPRLTSRAPVVKGFSGLKSVSFSIQRNGFPSVRLQAAPRQRRFQVSCAAKPETVQKVCEIVKKQLALSDDTPVSGESKFSTLGADSLDTVEIVMGLEEAFGISVEEESAQSITTVQDAADLIEKLVEAKSS; encoded by the exons ATGCGAAAACGGGGAACGCCTCCAAATCGCGCACTTCGTGCTCGTCGCCCCCCTGAGATCAGCCCCCCTGTTAGATCTCTCCCTCTCGCCTTCTCTCTTTCTTCGGATCGATCCATGGCTTCGATCTCGGGGACGGTGACCGCTACCTCTGTTCGGCCTCGATTGACCTCGCGGGCTCCG GTTGTGAAGGGTTTTTCTGGACTGAAATCTGTTTCCTTTTCCATTCAAAGGAATGGCTTTCCATCGGTTCGGTTGCAAGCAGCCCCGCGACAACGACGCTTTCAAGTTTCCTGTGCT GCAAAACCAGAGACAGTGCAAAAGGTGTGTGAAATAGTGAAGAAGCAGCTGGCGCTATCTGATGATACCCCTGTAAGTGGTGAATCAAAGTTTTCAACACTTGGAGCTGATTCACTTGACACG GTTGAGATTGTCATGGGCCTTGAGGAGGCATTTGGGATCAGTGTTGAAGAAGAAAGTGCGCAGAGCATCACGACAGTGCAGGATGCTGCTGATCTAATTGAGAAGCTTGTGGAGGCAAAGTCTAGTTAG
- the LOC140858147 gene encoding acyl carrier protein 1, chloroplastic-like isoform X1 has protein sequence MRKRGTPPNRALRARRPPEISPPVRSLPLAFSLSSDRSMASISGTVTATSVRPRLTSRAPVVKGFSGLKSVSFSIQRNGFPSVRLQAAPRQRRFQVSCAQAKPETVQKVCEIVKKQLALSDDTPVSGESKFSTLGADSLDTVEIVMGLEEAFGISVEEESAQSITTVQDAADLIEKLVEAKSS, from the exons ATGCGAAAACGGGGAACGCCTCCAAATCGCGCACTTCGTGCTCGTCGCCCCCCTGAGATCAGCCCCCCTGTTAGATCTCTCCCTCTCGCCTTCTCTCTTTCTTCGGATCGATCCATGGCTTCGATCTCGGGGACGGTGACCGCTACCTCTGTTCGGCCTCGATTGACCTCGCGGGCTCCG GTTGTGAAGGGTTTTTCTGGACTGAAATCTGTTTCCTTTTCCATTCAAAGGAATGGCTTTCCATCGGTTCGGTTGCAAGCAGCCCCGCGACAACGACGCTTTCAAGTTTCCTGTGCT CAGGCAAAACCAGAGACAGTGCAAAAGGTGTGTGAAATAGTGAAGAAGCAGCTGGCGCTATCTGATGATACCCCTGTAAGTGGTGAATCAAAGTTTTCAACACTTGGAGCTGATTCACTTGACACG GTTGAGATTGTCATGGGCCTTGAGGAGGCATTTGGGATCAGTGTTGAAGAAGAAAGTGCGCAGAGCATCACGACAGTGCAGGATGCTGCTGATCTAATTGAGAAGCTTGTGGAGGCAAAGTCTAGTTAG